One Primulina eburnea isolate SZY01 chromosome 4, ASM2296580v1, whole genome shotgun sequence genomic window, AGATCGGGGCCGACGGGAGAGCGGGCTCTATGATGGGCCCACTTTTTAAAATATCCATCAGGTCCGTTGATCAGCAATCATAATTCATACACCCCACAATTCAAATTCTTGTTTGTTACCTGTAAAAGACTTGCACAAAAATTGAACTTAATTCAATTTGAAATCCCTtcttattcaaataaaatttatatgaaATCTCTTCCGACAAACCCCACCCGAAAATTTATTCAGACGACTTGGGGTCAAAGGCTTAGAGCATTTGGCTCTTTCACGAGGTCTTTAAAGCTTCAAATTAAAGAAGCGAAGCGCGTGTTGTGATATCAGGTCCTAAGCAAGTGGGTACGTGTAACATAATAGTTGGAAGCACCGGATAAATAAATGGATCCTATTCAGAGCCTAATCTGGTCATTTGCattctaattttctttaatttaaccTCCCAAAGAACTCCACAAAGCTCAGCTACAGAAAGCAGAAACATTTTTTTAAGTCACGTATTCCTCAGTTCAGGAAAAAAGTTATATTTCAGCAGAAGGAAAATCATGGGTGCTGATGTTTTGGTCAATATAGAAGATTTAAGATCATGTTCTGTAAAATCTATATGCAGAATATGCCACGATGAAGAGTCCGAAAGCTGTAAAAGCTTGGAGGCTCCTTGCGCTTGTACCGGAACTGTCAAGGTTTGTCTTTCGTGATAATTATTATTACTGGGAAATTTATGTCCATTTTATTGAGTATGTTTGTTCTTTTTCTGCTCTGTTTTTAGTTTGCTCACAGAGATTGCATACAGAGATGGTGCAATGAAAAGGGAAACGCTATCTGTGAAATTTGCTTGCAGGTGAAAATTTTCTTCTGTCAAATCAAGAATATGATCACTAGGGTtttctgtattttttttttatcgatcATCAGCAATATTGATTGTTCTCTTGTTGTTTTCTagtattaaattcttggatttgtttacCCTTAGTTGTTGTTTGTGGGTGTTTTTTGCCCCTATAAGAGAAAGCTGGAGCCTCTTCCTGAAGTTGTTTTTTGTCCGGAAAAGAACTCGTAAATTCCGTTTTTGtatcttctttttctttaactaattctctctctctctgtgtgtgtgtgtatatataataaacaaattatcatgttttttttattcacattcttttaaaactcctctcctgatttatttaattttcaatttatGTGTTTATTCCACGGGTTAGTTTTTTTGGAAGGCAACTCAGCTGTATTTCTTTgactatatttttaaatataaaaaaattattagccCCCACCTCTTTTTCCGTATAGTAGGTATAACTGTATTAGAATCTATCTTCTTCTTATCTACTTGTGTAGCTTCTCTTGCACTTGAGGTTCCATATCACCACCCTGATGTGAGATTATTTTGAGTAATAGTTAAAGAACAGTGAAAAGGGTTTAGGTGTCGAGcatcaattttttttgttgtgtcCTAATTTGATATTGGTTGCAGAAGTTTGAACCGGGGTACACATCACAACCCAAGAAGGCACACTTAATCGACACGACGACAGTAACCATAAGGTAGTATTCTCAGTTCCGGGATTCTTGTTTGAAATGGAATTTGCTGAGCTGATTATTTGCGTTATTGTTCATGGAAAATATGTAAAGTcaatgttttaaaattttgtcagGGGAAGTTTGGAAATCCCAAGAATTAATCCAGAACAGAACGTGGGAGAAATTCTTGAAACTGAATACTCGGAGTGTGCCTCAGCAGCTGACAGAAGTGCTGCTTGCTGCAGATCAGTGGCTCTCATTGTGAGTCTTTTTTTACTTTGACATTATTAAACTCTAAATTTGAGTATTTGTTTGTTAATTTTTGTTTCCTGAATTTGCAGTTAACTGCATTGCTTCTGATCCGACATCTTTTTGATGTGTTTAACTCTGGAGCAGGGTCGGGAAGTTACCCATTGTCACTCCCTACAGTAAATTCCCTACCATTTCTTAGTATAATTCATTCGTATGCGTTATCAAAAGAACCCGTAATAAAATTCTTGAAATAACTGTGCAGCTTCTTATTGTTAAAGCTAGTGGAATACTTCTTCCCATGTACGTGATACTACGGGTTATTGCAGCAATTCACAACAGCATCAGGCATCATCATCAACAGGTATACTTGTTTGACTTCATTCAGGGGAAGACGGAAATTGGTTGCATTATGGATGGAATAAATTTCTACATATATGTAGACGTAAACAAAATTTTAGTCCATTaagattttcaatatttacccTGTTGAGATATGTCAGTAACATAAATAAATCACTTCTTTTTTACCTCTAATTTCAGAGATCTATCACTAACATGCTGAGTTCTGACGATGAAGATGACGAAGGGCAGGACAATAGCGTCGTATCACAACCATAATAAAGCTCAACTGTTCATTCCTCGTGTATATGTGGTATGCAATGTTCTTTTTTTATTCCCTCCGTAGgttaaaggtttagcaatttCTTCCACTGGTAGAGATATAGAATAATAAACTGAAGCAAATGTATCTTCTTTTAACGAAGAGTAACAGCAGTGGAATTTTTGCAATTGTTTGGAATTCATGATCGAACTTACTTGAATCTCGTGGCATGGAGGCTAAAAATAGAAAGAAAGAGAACGGAcaatgaaaatttagaaatggtGTTCTAAAAACATTTACATCGTCAAGTCTATAAGTTAACAAACGGAAGATCAACAACATATGAAGCCATTACATAATGTCACTTAACTTGCCATCCGACAACAAGGCTATAGCGAGAGCTGCTTTGCTCCATTATGCAGCAAGAGCGGAATGCTTAAGCATCGATAAAGCGGATGTCAAAGGTGGTTGGATGGATCTGCCAGACATTTAAGGCTGCATATTCTTCTAAACATTCTTTAAGCTGGGCTTCACTGTACCCCTGTTAAAACCAAGAGCAAGTCTCAGACAAGCGATAAAAACGAATATATTGTCtcattaaaagaaaaacaatttGACCAACATGGTTTTCTTGATAACGGGTAAGCATCCACCCTTCAGTACTTAGCATTCCCCACTCGAAGGAGTTAATTTACATCTCAGTAACAGTATAAACTCTATCTGGTACTGCTTCCACAGTGTCAGATAACATgtatttcaatatttttcagAATCTAACCTTTCTTGAAATCCAGTTAAGAGCATGGGCATAGCTTATATCCATCCTGTTAATCCGAGCAGCTTCATCCCGTAAGATTGAATATATATCAGAAATCGCATCCAGCCCTGATCTTTGGCGGTCATCAGAATACAAAGAGAACTTTGACATTTGCATTAATCTAAGTGCCTCATCCACGTCACTCTGGGCAACGTAATCCGAGAATCTTAGCCTTGCTAAAGCCTGCAAAGATTAATATAAGTTTCCATCCCACTTAAAGTTCGGTAGAAAGAGTCCTGCTAACTAATCGTTTCTCCATCCAAAACAAAGGTTTTTAATCTGCAGTCCATCTAAAGAGAATGCTGTTGGGATACGTGGCCTTGGCTACTGTTAACTGATGGGccgaaaaatataaataattcgaTGAAACGCTTGAAGAAAATCATTTTATCATGAGAATGCTGCTGACCAATGTACGACACGATTAAAGAGTGTTAATTGATCAACACTGAGTGATTAATAAAGTACTAACCCCCGATATCCTCAGAATGCTGAGTAGAGTTCTAATAGTTGTATAAGAGTGGGGGGTACTTGATTGTGCTTCCTCCTGCCTGATGCTTGAATATGCGCTGGCTATATATTCTTCCAGCTCCTTTGGCACTGCTGGGGACAATTTTCTTGCGGCGGATATATATGCCCTAGCAATCATGATAAAAATTTAGTTCAAACAAGTGCAGATTTTCGATCACAGGGAATTTGTGCAGCAAGCACCATGTTATGCATTTAAGGCTACTGGGTTCTTTAACCTTTGTTAATTACAACATTACTAAACGATTCTCCTACAAAGAGTTGGCCACAAATCAATGAACCACCACAGAACTTTACATCCCACATTCTTGGAGTTCTAATAGAAAAGACAAAGTCGATAAAAATGAAATATTCGTTGATGGATTACCTAAGGACTGATGGTTCAAGAGGAGTGAATCCAAGGTCAGGCGATTCTTTCGCCTGGTGAACGTGGAGAACATGCCGAGCCATTTCAAGATCCTTATCCATATCTGCTCGGTCTAGGATCAACCACAGGAGATCGAACCTTGACAGAAGAGCAGGGGGAAGATTGATATTCTCAGCTGGTGTTCTCCTAAGATCGTATCTTCCCCTTAACATAAACATGGAAACTGAAAAATATCAGAGCAAGCAATGAAAgtaattgattgatttataattagATGTAGCTTGGTCGAATTAATCTAGCCTTTCATCTGGATTATGGTCCAGATAAGTATAAAAATGCAAACGTGATTGGAGTTCCATATTAAAACAcaaaccaagaacaaatacatTGAGTTTTTATGATAAGTATACCAGGCTGGATTGGCAGCAGCAAGGACAGCAGTCCGTGCATTCAGAGATGTAGTGATGCCAGCTTTAGCAATACTAACAGTTTGCTGCTCCATTACTTCATGTATTGCTGTACGATCAGATTCGTCCATCTTGTCGAATTCATCAATGGCACATATACCCATATCTGCAAGTACCTAATGCGAGCAACAGTTCTTATTAatactcaatttttttttgggaaGATAGAAAAAGACACCATAAATTAGCGCTCTCACCAGAGCACCACCCTCCAAAACCATTTCATTTGTCACTGGATCCTTCTGAACAGCAGCAGTCAAACCAACTCCACTGCTTCCTTTACCAGTTGTGTAAACTCCCCTTGGGGCAACGTTGATTATGTGTTTGAGAAGCTGACTTTTTGCAACTCCTGGATCACCCATCAGACATATGTGTAGGTCTCCTCTAATCTGCATTTTGATAAAGTGAATATATCATGTCAAAAAACTTGGAGGCCCAATAAGATTCTCAAATGAAAGATAGATGCTTTCCAAGGAGGAACTGATAGAAAGCCAGGCAGTATCAGCAAAAAAAAAGGCTCTGATATAGCAATAAAACAGAAACAAAGAGAAAGGGTGTCAACCATCAACTTTCAAATTCAGATTCTTCAAGGGTGAAAAAGGTATTGTTcacaaaataaaacatcaatAGTACCCTCATTCCATCCTTCAATTTTCGATGAGGAGCGCCAACTAGGAGAAGAAGAAGGGCCTTTTTAATATCTTCATGCCCAAATATCTCGGGAGCCAATGACTGAGCCAGTTTGTTATAGATGTCACCATCCTCAGCTAAGCGAGCAATTTGCTCTTCCTCATCTCGTCTAAGTTCATACCTGCAAACAGCAACAATCGTTTAGTCCCACTAATAAGCTTTTTGTCACAGTTCATATGCATACCTTGGACAGGTTACCATAAAGAATACCCTGACAATGAATTGTCACCGTGCTCATGGATATTGAGGATATTTTTTCTCTACAGAGTTCAAGAAAGATGAAAAACATAGATATGGGGTTTGTTATTACCAGCGGAGTACATCTGTCGTACTGCTCTCTTATTGTGTCTCTAGTCTATCCAAataaaagagagattataccaGTTTCACTAGGAAACGAATCTTAGACAAAGGGCATAATAAAACCTAGTATATTTCCCTTTCCTCCCGGTCAAGGTAAGATGGCAGAACATGGCATCCTCATTCTATCTCTATGACCacttatttttatatatctGTTGTGCCTAAAAAATAATCGAGAAGCCCACAAAAGCTTGAAAGCCGATAAACAAAAGCCCAACAGATGAAAGCCCAAGAGAGTTGCAGTTGGCCCAGAAAAAGCACGACGCAACGAGTCAAAGCCACTACCCAACATTCGTGGAGAGATCGTTAAATACAGTCTAAACTAGCATGCGGAATGTGACAAAAAACAAGGAAAAGAATCAGAGAGGAAACAACAAATCAATACAAAATCTATAGCAAAGCAGAATTCTCTCAATTCTATGTCTGTTTATTTCAATTTCCAGCAGTCAAGTTTCTTGAATTTTTTACATATTCCTTcaactttattttaaaatatcgttAATGTTCATAATGTAGTTAAATTGATGTTGTTCATGGATTTTTTCTATGATTTCATTATATTTTTCGGTTTATATTTTTTGCTTTGAAGCCATACTAAAGAAATTAGAACTAACGATCGAATCGGGACACATAACGTTTGACAAAGAAGTCAGATAATTTCTATAGTTGATACGATCACGTGAATGGCACGCTCCACAAGTTTCGTGAGAAACAATATCATATCAGTAACTACACTGTAGCACTCTCCAGAACTGCAGAATTGGTAAAACTTGCTGAGGATCTCCACAACATTTTATTCCTTCGTAGCAGAAAAAAAACACGTACAAGAAatatttaaatgtcttactcttcatatttttttttgaaatggtTGACAGACATGGCTTCCAAGTATGTATCCGCAATCAATCCAGCTCGCATAGCCCTAAATCCAGTGTACGGCATTGGAAGAAATATCCCTGACAACTCAATAATATCACCTGGAGCCACCTGCAATAACGAGAATGGTTTAGGTTGAATGCTAGGAAAGAAATATAAATTACTCATAtatgagacaaaagtttacctGGGTAATAAATACAAAAAGGAAAAAACTCAGCATTACTAATTTACATTTAGCATCTTGGTATGTTTGAGCCTTTTATTAACTATTAAAATCTAATCTTTTATGTTGATCATCACTTGTCAGGTTTGAAACATAAATCAAAGAGttctaattatatatttaaaccaTTTCAAGAAGGTAAATCAATTTGattactgattttttttttcaaaaaaaacttTTCCAAGCTTGCATAATAATTTGAGTTTACCTAACTTATCAAGGTTCCACGACCAGAGGTCCTAGGCTCCTAGTCGAAGTGACATGTGATATTAAGACTTGTCATAAACACTCATTTGCAAGGAGCACAGGTCATCTACCAACAGCGTGTAGACGTGCATCGATTTTATGCAGTTTTTGAAAAACATTTGAAAGACAACAGAGACCACCAACCTTTCGCGTAAGCTCTCCCCTAAAATGAACAGTCATTGATCGAGGAATGTGACCTTTTGGAACATGTTCAGCTAGCTCTTGAAGTTTTGCCtgcaataaatttaaaattctatgaaaAAGGAACTCACATACGTTGATTGAATTGTCACTCATAAATTTAAGTTCTAACCTcctgaaacttcaaaaatttagATGCCCTGAGCTGGGGAATAAGATTTCCTTTGACTCTATTTGTTTTGCATTGAACAGATGGACAATCGAATAGAGGCATGAATAC contains:
- the LOC140830392 gene encoding DNA replication licensing factor MCM7-like, with protein sequence MDDLNFKRDIEIAKDFLSNFADPNGEAKYINILQDVANRKIKAIQIELEDLSNYKDLDEEFFKRVTENTRRYVGVFASAIDELLPEPTEVFMDDDHDILLTQRSEEGNESSDRSDPQQKMPIDIKRQFEVYIKASPKGRAFTIREVKAAYIGQLVRISGIVTRCSDVKPLMQVAVYTCEECGFEIYQEVTARVFMPLFDCPSVQCKTNRVKGNLIPQLRASKFLKFQEAKLQELAEHVPKGHIPRSMTVHFRGELTRKVAPGDIIELSGIFLPMPYTGFRAMRAGLIADTYLEAMSVNHFKKKYEEYELRRDEEEQIARLAEDGDIYNKLAQSLAPEIFGHEDIKKALLLLLVGAPHRKLKDGMRIRGDLHICLMGDPGVAKSQLLKHIINVAPRGVYTTGKGSSGVGLTAAVQKDPVTNEMVLEGGALVLADMGICAIDEFDKMDESDRTAIHEVMEQQTVSIAKAGITTSLNARTAVLAAANPAWGRYDLRRTPAENINLPPALLSRFDLLWLILDRADMDKDLEMARHVLHVHQAKESPDLGFTPLEPSVLRAYISAARKLSPAVPKELEEYIASAYSSIRQEEAQSSTPHSYTTIRTLLSILRISGALARLRFSDYVAQSDVDEALRLMQMSKFSLYSDDRQRSGLDAISDIYSILRDEAARINRMDISYAHALNWISRKGYSEAQLKECLEEYAALNVWQIHPTTFDIRFIDA
- the LOC140830393 gene encoding uncharacterized protein, coding for MGADVLVNIEDLRSCSVKSICRICHDEESESCKSLEAPCACTGTVKFAHRDCIQRWCNEKGNAICEICLQKFEPGYTSQPKKAHLIDTTTVTIRGSLEIPRINPEQNVGEILETEYSECASAADRSAACCRSVALILTALLLIRHLFDVFNSGAGSGSYPLSLPTLLIVKASGILLPMYVILRVIAAIHNSIRHHHQQRSITNMLSSDDEDDEGQDNSVVSQP